Proteins encoded in a region of the Methylobacterium radiotolerans JCM 2831 genome:
- a CDS encoding translocation/assembly module TamB domain-containing protein — protein MAFRTGPTQRAAHPTARHGRWDLVLVLVGLALLLPCTLAATRADEGDKSVLGGLLSRALSTPSSRVAIGAVDGALSSDATIRDVAISDRDGVWLKLDRARIVWRRLALLSGRLEVDSLEIGHLDVLRRPVPGPPPPEAKPDGRLLPDLPVKVEIKGFKLAELTLGEAVAGQPARLSAEGRAKLGAASEGLDLQARAQRLDAPGRFLLSLLYVPNGERLELKANLVEPAGGLLSKAANLPGTPPIDFELDGTGTLDAWGAKLDFTAGPDIGAKGGAKISRIGAERRLALDLAARIEGLMPGPAAAIFAGTTKLDGGLSFADSGAFRIDRLELTSRTARLAAGGSLTRDRVADLTLQARALPTEGDVTRAGEAEIGKLVFDGSLKGPLAAPTVRGHLDAAALRSRDSSLDRIEASLGIDPQGEPSAQRFAVTADGRIDGLTLSDPALRRAIGSRATVTLRASAGADGVVDVAALKLDSDTARAAYAGRVGQNTLTGTLDAALPDLSVFSGLAGQGLAGSLDAKARLSGDPARKAVAADLAVTTSGLVTGIRAADRALGRAPSLQGRVSQTFDGYGFDHLRLEGSGVTATLQGEATTTRADVAGRVDLKSLADLDGRLTGKAGVDARLTGSLEHPDVTATLTAPAATAAGKPIRDLRVEAVLRDALLAPDGTVRLGGDVGGKALTGGAHLARVGPDWVLDRLGLDLGSVSVAGQATVAADTWLSAGALTVRAGDLTDIAPLVPEPVSGRLDAALTLARDGGRQDVTVRATGAGLRYGDTALARLDADLSGRDLRAHPVLDGRVEADRLVAAGQQVDTIRLLANGTPAFSDVSLTARARGFTLDGAARVVPAADTRIEIQRLSAARGNDRFALTGPAAITLRDGGAVIDGLSIAAGSGRVTVAGRAGRDLDLRVAIRSLPLSLARIAAPDLALSGTLDGEADLRGPATRPEGRYAVSVAKLVAPQTRQAGLPAIDAAAKGTLSDGQASLDGRVTAGRGVALTVSGSLPVEAGGPLDLRARGTLDAALANSLLSVGGQSVTGKVAIDGGVTGTLAAPRAQGAAVLSGGSFTDPLNGLRFTGIEGRVTGRGDSVVVERLTATARNGGQVSVTGRVSLAPDFPGNFHVVADKAELVSSPLMTAVSSLDITLAGPLARTPRIGGRVNVVSIDVAVPDRLPATIRPLPGVRHVNTPPALKARLAQRAERKAATRHGRRGGKPAVPFDATLDVTIDAPSRIFVRGRGIDAELGGALRVTGTSASPIANGAFSLRRGQFELVGQRLDFSRGRLTFAGSLTTPELDFVAETKATDVTARIAVSGFADAPQFSLTSDPVLPQDEILSRILFKKASAGLSPFQALQLAQAVAQLSGGAAGPDMFEQARKSLGLDSLDVSTGASGGPAIGASRYISDRVSVGVKAGAKPADTAVGVDFDVTRRIKLKGEAGSDGRTSLGVGAEYEW, from the coding sequence ATGGCGTTCCGAACCGGACCGACGCAGCGCGCCGCGCATCCGACCGCCCGTCACGGCCGGTGGGACCTGGTGCTCGTCCTGGTCGGCCTCGCCCTGCTGCTGCCCTGCACCCTCGCGGCGACGCGCGCCGACGAGGGCGACAAGTCCGTGCTGGGCGGCCTCCTGTCCCGCGCCCTGTCGACGCCCTCCTCGCGGGTGGCGATCGGTGCCGTCGACGGCGCCCTGTCCTCCGACGCCACCATCCGGGACGTGGCGATCAGCGACCGCGACGGCGTCTGGCTGAAACTCGACCGGGCCCGCATCGTCTGGCGGCGGCTCGCCCTCCTGTCGGGCCGGCTGGAGGTCGACAGCCTCGAGATCGGGCATCTCGACGTCCTGCGCCGGCCGGTCCCCGGCCCGCCGCCGCCCGAGGCCAAGCCCGACGGGCGGCTCCTCCCGGACCTCCCGGTCAAGGTCGAGATCAAGGGATTCAAGCTGGCCGAGCTGACGCTGGGCGAGGCGGTGGCCGGGCAGCCGGCGCGGCTCTCGGCCGAGGGCCGGGCGAAGCTCGGCGCCGCCAGCGAGGGGCTCGACCTCCAGGCCCGGGCGCAGCGCCTCGACGCGCCGGGCCGCTTCCTGCTGTCGCTGCTGTACGTGCCGAACGGCGAGCGGCTGGAGTTGAAGGCGAACCTCGTCGAGCCGGCCGGCGGCCTGCTCTCGAAGGCCGCCAACCTGCCCGGCACCCCGCCGATCGACTTCGAGCTCGACGGAACGGGCACGCTGGACGCCTGGGGCGCCAAGCTGGACTTCACGGCGGGACCCGACATCGGCGCCAAGGGCGGGGCGAAGATCTCCCGGATCGGGGCCGAGCGGCGGCTCGCCCTCGACCTCGCGGCGCGAATCGAGGGGCTGATGCCCGGTCCGGCGGCGGCGATCTTCGCCGGCACCACCAAGCTCGACGGCGGCCTGTCCTTCGCGGACAGCGGCGCCTTCCGGATTGACCGGCTGGAACTGACCTCCCGCACGGCGCGCCTGGCGGCCGGCGGCAGCCTCACCCGCGACCGGGTCGCCGACCTGACCCTGCAGGCGCGTGCCCTGCCGACGGAGGGCGACGTCACCCGGGCCGGAGAGGCCGAGATTGGCAAGCTCGTCTTCGACGGCAGCCTCAAAGGGCCTCTGGCGGCGCCCACCGTCCGGGGCCACCTCGACGCGGCCGCCCTGCGCAGCCGCGATTCCAGCCTGGACCGGATCGAGGCGAGCCTCGGCATCGACCCGCAGGGCGAGCCGTCGGCGCAGCGCTTCGCCGTCACGGCGGACGGCCGGATCGACGGGCTGACGCTCTCCGACCCGGCCCTGCGCCGGGCCATCGGCAGCCGGGCGACCGTGACGCTCCGGGCCTCGGCCGGTGCCGACGGCGTGGTCGACGTCGCGGCGCTCAAGCTCGATTCCGACACGGCGCGGGCCGCCTATGCCGGCCGGGTCGGCCAGAACACCCTGACCGGCACCCTCGACGCGGCGCTGCCGGACCTGTCCGTCTTCTCGGGCCTCGCGGGCCAGGGCCTCGCGGGCAGCCTCGACGCCAAGGCGCGGCTCAGCGGCGATCCGGCGCGCAAGGCCGTCGCCGCCGACCTCGCCGTGACGACGAGCGGTCTCGTCACCGGCATCCGGGCGGCGGACCGCGCCCTCGGCCGCGCGCCGAGCCTTCAGGGACGCGTGTCCCAGACCTTCGACGGGTACGGCTTCGACCATCTGCGCCTGGAAGGCTCCGGCGTCACCGCCACCCTGCAGGGCGAGGCGACGACGACCCGTGCCGACGTCGCCGGACGGGTCGACCTCAAGAGCCTCGCGGATCTCGACGGGCGCCTCACCGGCAAGGCCGGCGTCGACGCGCGCCTGACCGGATCCCTGGAGCATCCGGACGTGACCGCGACCCTGACGGCGCCCGCCGCCACCGCGGCCGGCAAGCCGATCCGGGATCTGCGCGTCGAGGCCGTCCTGCGGGACGCGCTCCTCGCGCCGGACGGCACGGTCCGGCTCGGCGGCGACGTCGGCGGCAAGGCGCTGACCGGCGGCGCGCACCTCGCGCGCGTCGGCCCGGACTGGGTCCTCGACCGGCTCGGCCTCGATCTCGGCTCGGTCTCCGTCGCCGGCCAGGCGACGGTCGCGGCCGACACGTGGCTGTCGGCGGGCGCGCTCACCGTGCGGGCCGGCGACCTGACGGACATCGCGCCCCTCGTCCCGGAACCGGTCTCGGGCCGCCTCGACGCCGCGCTGACTCTCGCCCGCGACGGCGGGCGCCAGGACGTGACCGTCCGCGCCACCGGGGCCGGTCTCCGCTACGGCGACACGGCCCTCGCGCGGCTCGACGCCGACCTCTCGGGACGGGACCTGCGCGCCCACCCCGTCCTCGACGGGCGCGTCGAGGCCGACCGGCTCGTGGCCGCCGGCCAGCAGGTCGACACGATCCGGCTCCTCGCGAACGGCACGCCCGCCTTCAGCGACGTGAGCCTCACCGCCCGGGCGCGCGGCTTCACCCTCGACGGTGCCGCGCGGGTCGTCCCGGCCGCGGACACGCGGATCGAGATCCAGCGCCTGTCGGCGGCCCGCGGCAACGACCGCTTCGCCCTCACCGGACCGGCGGCGATCACCCTCCGGGACGGCGGCGCGGTGATCGACGGCCTGTCGATCGCGGCGGGCTCCGGCCGCGTCACGGTCGCGGGCCGCGCCGGGCGGGATCTCGACCTCAGAGTGGCGATCCGGTCCCTGCCCCTGTCGCTCGCCCGGATCGCCGCGCCGGATCTGGCCCTCTCGGGGACCCTGGACGGCGAGGCGGACCTCCGCGGCCCCGCGACGCGACCGGAGGGGCGCTACGCGGTCAGCGTCGCCAAGCTGGTCGCTCCGCAGACGCGGCAGGCCGGGCTGCCGGCGATCGACGCGGCCGCGAAGGGCACGCTGTCCGACGGACAGGCGAGCCTGGACGGCCGGGTGACGGCGGGGCGCGGCGTCGCCCTGACGGTCTCCGGGTCGCTGCCCGTGGAGGCCGGGGGGCCGCTCGACCTGCGCGCGCGCGGGACGCTCGACGCCGCCCTCGCCAATTCCCTCCTGAGCGTCGGCGGCCAGAGCGTGACCGGCAAGGTCGCCATCGACGGCGGCGTCACCGGCACCCTGGCGGCGCCGCGGGCGCAGGGCGCGGCGGTGCTGAGCGGCGGGAGCTTCACCGATCCGCTGAACGGGCTCCGCTTCACCGGGATCGAGGGTCGGGTCACCGGCCGCGGCGACAGCGTCGTGGTCGAGCGCCTGACCGCGACCGCCCGCAACGGCGGCCAGGTCTCCGTCACCGGCCGCGTCTCCCTCGCGCCCGACTTCCCGGGCAATTTCCACGTCGTCGCCGACAAGGCCGAGCTCGTGTCGAGTCCGCTGATGACGGCCGTGTCGAGCCTCGACATCACGCTGGCGGGGCCGCTGGCGCGGACGCCGCGGATCGGCGGCCGGGTGAACGTCGTGTCGATCGACGTCGCGGTTCCGGACCGGCTGCCGGCCACGATCCGGCCGCTGCCGGGCGTCCGCCACGTCAACACGCCGCCGGCCCTGAAGGCGCGCCTGGCGCAGCGGGCGGAGCGGAAGGCCGCGACCCGGCATGGGCGGCGGGGCGGGAAGCCGGCCGTGCCGTTCGACGCCACCCTCGACGTGACGATCGACGCGCCGAGCCGCATCTTCGTGCGCGGGCGCGGCATCGACGCCGAACTCGGCGGGGCGCTGCGCGTCACCGGCACCTCCGCGTCGCCCATCGCCAACGGCGCCTTCTCGCTGCGCCGCGGACAGTTCGAGCTCGTCGGCCAGCGCCTGGATTTCAGCCGCGGCCGGCTGACCTTCGCCGGCAGCCTGACCACGCCGGAACTCGATTTCGTCGCGGAGACCAAGGCCACCGACGTGACCGCCCGCATCGCCGTCTCGGGCTTCGCGGACGCCCCGCAATTCTCCCTGACTTCGGACCCGGTCCTGCCGCAGGACGAGATCCTGTCGCGGATCCTGTTCAAGAAGGCGTCGGCCGGCCTGTCGCCGTTCCAGGCGCTGCAGCTCGCCCAGGCGGTCGCCCAGCTCTCCGGGGGCGCCGCCGGTCCGGACATGTTCGAGCAGGCGCGCAAGAGCCTCGGCCTCGACAGCCTCGACGTCTCCACCGGCGCGAGCGGCGGGCCGGCGATCGGCGCCTCGCGCTACATCTCGGATCGGGTCAGCGTCGGCGTGAAGGCCGGGGCGAAGCCCGCCGACACCGCCGTCGGCGTCGACTTCGACGTCACCCGCCGGATCAAGCTGAAGGGCGAGGCCGGGAGCGACGGCCGCACCAGCCTCGGCGTCGGCGCCGAGTACGAGTGGTAG
- a CDS encoding autotransporter assembly complex protein TamA, translating to MRRASPPRLAALALALLVAAGAQPARAFDLFGLFGSEPEPPPPSATALPYTLRITGTDDSDVLRALQDTSTLYRLRQEPPPDGEGLLRRAETDLAKLADVLSGYGYYQGAVTIRVDGAPVPGQATAAVGAAEAWRNRGLVPVRIAVDLGPLYHLRRITVRDPAGNPFPEAELPARVTRVDEDVPARSATVLAREAQIVDHFRAQGRPFAKVVARDPVVDDSAHAMDVTFTVAPGPVAGLGPVAVSGAPGIDPATIRSFIYAEPGDPYSPQAVAAIRRSVARIEGIGGVRVREGTTLDADGNLPLFVEVTERERNLVGVSARYSTVDGPGVRAYYANRNLFGGGESFRVDADLYYLGLGNDPFANQRKAAGIGTNGLGGRLSATYVQPALWGTRNDFLANAFITREVQQSYLVDGGGVSGAIRHRFSDTFSAQIGLDAQVGRSKDALGTVDYRLIGVPASVTYDSTDSLLDPTRGVRAIASLAVYPGAISSPGIVVAKAQGSTYYALDDEARMILAGRIGFGSVSGAPLGEIPDNFRFFAGGGGSVRGYPYRTLGPIGPFNLPIGGRSLLEASLEARIKVTDTIGVVPFFDAGTAFASATPDFDEKIRKSVGIGLRYYTGIGPIRADVAFPLDPYKGGHVRPAVLYLSLGQAF from the coding sequence ATGCGTCGCGCATCGCCGCCGAGGCTGGCCGCCCTGGCCCTAGCCCTGCTGGTCGCCGCGGGGGCTCAACCCGCGCGCGCGTTCGACCTGTTCGGCCTGTTCGGCAGCGAGCCGGAACCGCCGCCGCCGAGCGCGACCGCGCTCCCGTACACGCTGCGGATCACCGGCACGGACGATTCCGACGTGCTGCGGGCCCTGCAGGACACCTCCACCCTCTATCGCCTGAGGCAGGAACCCCCGCCCGACGGCGAGGGGCTGCTGCGCCGGGCCGAGACCGATCTCGCCAAGCTCGCCGACGTCCTGTCGGGCTACGGCTACTATCAAGGAGCGGTGACGATCCGGGTCGACGGCGCGCCGGTGCCGGGCCAGGCGACGGCCGCGGTCGGTGCCGCGGAGGCGTGGCGCAACCGCGGCCTCGTCCCGGTCCGGATCGCGGTCGATCTCGGGCCCCTCTACCATCTGCGCCGGATCACCGTGCGCGATCCGGCCGGCAACCCGTTCCCGGAAGCCGAGCTGCCCGCGCGGGTCACCCGCGTCGACGAGGATGTTCCCGCGCGCTCCGCCACGGTGCTGGCGCGGGAAGCGCAGATCGTCGACCACTTCCGCGCCCAGGGCCGTCCCTTCGCCAAGGTGGTCGCGCGCGATCCCGTGGTGGACGATTCCGCCCACGCGATGGACGTGACCTTCACGGTGGCGCCGGGCCCGGTGGCCGGACTAGGCCCCGTCGCCGTCAGCGGTGCGCCGGGGATCGACCCGGCGACCATCCGATCCTTCATCTACGCCGAGCCGGGCGACCCGTACTCACCCCAGGCGGTGGCCGCGATCCGCCGGTCCGTGGCGCGGATCGAGGGGATCGGCGGCGTCCGGGTTCGCGAGGGGACGACCCTCGACGCCGACGGGAACCTGCCGCTGTTCGTCGAGGTCACCGAGCGCGAGCGCAACCTCGTGGGCGTCTCGGCGCGCTACTCCACGGTCGACGGGCCGGGCGTGCGGGCCTACTACGCCAACCGCAACCTGTTCGGCGGCGGCGAATCCTTCCGCGTGGACGCCGACCTCTACTATCTGGGTCTCGGGAACGACCCGTTCGCCAACCAGCGCAAGGCCGCGGGCATCGGTACGAACGGCCTCGGCGGACGTCTCTCGGCGACCTACGTCCAGCCGGCCCTGTGGGGGACGCGCAACGACTTCCTGGCGAACGCCTTCATCACCCGCGAGGTGCAGCAGAGCTACCTCGTGGATGGCGGGGGTGTCTCGGGGGCGATCCGTCACCGGTTCTCGGACACGTTCTCGGCGCAGATCGGGCTTGATGCCCAGGTTGGCCGGTCGAAGGACGCCCTCGGCACGGTCGATTACCGGCTGATCGGCGTGCCGGCCTCGGTCACCTACGATTCCACCGACAGCCTCCTCGACCCGACGCGGGGCGTCCGGGCCATCGCGTCGCTGGCGGTCTATCCCGGCGCGATCTCCTCGCCCGGCATCGTCGTGGCCAAGGCGCAGGGATCGACATACTACGCCCTCGACGACGAGGCCCGCATGATCCTGGCCGGCCGCATCGGCTTCGGTTCGGTCTCGGGCGCGCCGCTGGGGGAGATCCCCGACAATTTCAGGTTCTTCGCGGGCGGCGGCGGCTCGGTGCGGGGCTACCCGTACCGCACCCTCGGACCGATCGGCCCCTTCAACCTGCCGATCGGCGGCCGCAGCCTGCTGGAGGCCTCGCTCGAGGCGCGCATCAAGGTCACCGACACGATCGGCGTGGTGCCGTTCTTCGACGCGGGCACCGCCTTCGCCTCGGCGACGCCGGATTTCGACGAGAAGATCCGCAAATCCGTGGGCATCGGCCTGCGCTACTACACCGGCATCGGCCCGATCCGCGCGGACGTCGCCTTCCCGCTCGACCCCTACAAGGGCGGACACGTGCGTCCCGCCGTCCTGTATCTCAGCCTGGGGCAGGCTTTCTGA